In a single window of the Bacteroidia bacterium genome:
- the narI gene encoding respiratory nitrate reductase subunit gamma, whose translation MVDIFIFMALPYTALLIMIIGSVFMYRLQAFKISALSTQLLENKQLYFGSQFMHWGIISLFIGHLLGFLIPQTIISWNNQPLRLFILEGTALIFGIMFFTGLSILIYRRIKNKKLHALTSDMDFIVYAVLLTQAISGIWIAVVLPWGSSWFASVLTPYIKSLFVLQPDIAAVSAMPLVVKIHISTAFILIGLIPFSRFMHFLVFPFQYVFRAYQVVIWNRNKSTIRNSTAINPEIKAKNN comes from the coding sequence ATGGTAGATATATTTATTTTTATGGCTCTTCCCTACACTGCATTGCTGATTATGATAATTGGTTCAGTGTTCATGTACAGGTTACAAGCGTTTAAAATATCCGCATTATCAACCCAGTTACTTGAGAATAAACAATTATATTTTGGCTCACAATTTATGCACTGGGGAATTATTTCATTATTCATCGGACATTTATTAGGATTCCTTATTCCACAAACAATCATTTCGTGGAATAATCAACCCTTAAGGTTATTTATCCTGGAAGGAACAGCACTTATTTTTGGTATAATGTTTTTTACCGGTTTAAGTATTTTAATTTATCGCAGAATAAAAAACAAAAAGCTACATGCTTTAACATCTGACATGGATTTTATAGTGTACGCTGTGTTACTAACACAGGCAATTTCAGGAATATGGATTGCGGTAGTACTTCCATGGGGATCATCATGGTTTGCATCTGTGTTAACACCATATATAAAATCATTATTTGTTCTACAACCCGACATAGCAGCTGTTTCTGCAATGCCATTAGTTGTTAAGATACATATTTCAACAGCATTTATTTTAATAGGCTTAATACCATTCAGCAGGTTTATGCATTTTCTTGTTTTCCCTTTTCAATATGTATTCAGGGCATATCAAGTTGTTATCTGGAACAGAAACAAATCTACCATAAGAAATTCAACCGCAATAAATCCAGAGATAAAAGCAAAAAATAATTAA
- a CDS encoding NarK/NasA family nitrate transporter, whose product METTVSGKSHRMLFFNTLAFTICFAVWTFNGVMITFLVDNGVYNFSSIQIGWLLGIPILTGSIFRLPLGMLTDKYGGKWIFLGLLLFCAIPMYMFSMADSFTEFVLCSLGFGMAGTGFAIGIANTSVWYPKEWQGRALGIFGVGNAGAALTTLLAPTILNKLTNGNAIENWRILPQIYAISLIIMAILFFFFTENKKHSIQGRSMKQLLQPLKSVRVWRFGLYYFLVFGFFVAISQWLVPYFVNVYAASLVTAGLLASIFSLPSGIIRALGGWLSDKFGGRAVMKWVFIISVVTALFLSIPRMEIFSPGKSVMAAKKGKITFVSDKLIKVDNKEYPVIERINKTENTNDDAVLILPTKQVWQVPSVKVGDTVVKKQILAKGETKIYFQANMWVFVVLVFIIGIVWGIGKAGVYKLIPDYFPNEIGVVGGMVGVIGGLGGFFGPIIFGYLLEWSGLWTSCWIFLLILSVICLWWMNKVVKRLTHNAAPEVANDFEHK is encoded by the coding sequence ATGGAAACAACAGTAAGTGGAAAATCCCATAGAATGTTATTTTTTAACACGCTTGCATTTACTATATGCTTTGCTGTATGGACTTTTAACGGAGTAATGATTACTTTTCTTGTTGACAATGGAGTCTATAATTTTTCTTCCATTCAAATTGGATGGCTATTAGGAATTCCAATTCTAACAGGATCTATATTCAGATTACCACTTGGAATGTTAACTGATAAATACGGTGGTAAATGGATCTTTTTAGGTCTTTTACTTTTCTGCGCTATACCCATGTATATGTTTTCAATGGCTGACAGTTTTACCGAATTTGTTTTATGTAGTTTAGGATTTGGTATGGCAGGTACAGGGTTTGCAATTGGAATTGCAAATACCTCGGTTTGGTATCCTAAAGAATGGCAGGGAAGAGCGCTTGGAATATTTGGTGTTGGCAATGCCGGTGCTGCATTAACAACGTTACTTGCTCCAACTATTTTAAATAAATTAACAAATGGTAATGCAATTGAAAACTGGAGAATATTACCACAAATTTATGCCATATCACTAATTATTATGGCCATTCTTTTCTTCTTTTTCACAGAAAACAAAAAACACTCTATACAGGGAAGATCAATGAAACAACTTTTACAACCCTTAAAGAGTGTCAGAGTCTGGCGTTTTGGGCTTTATTATTTCCTTGTTTTTGGGTTCTTTGTAGCAATTTCTCAATGGCTTGTTCCTTATTTTGTAAATGTTTATGCAGCATCACTTGTAACTGCAGGATTACTTGCTTCAATTTTCAGTTTACCTTCAGGTATTATTCGCGCTTTAGGTGGATGGTTATCAGATAAATTTGGAGGAAGAGCAGTAATGAAATGGGTATTTATTATTTCTGTTGTTACGGCTTTATTTCTAAGTATTCCTAGAATGGAAATTTTCTCACCTGGCAAATCAGTCATGGCTGCAAAAAAAGGTAAAATAACCTTCGTCTCAGACAAGCTGATTAAAGTTGACAATAAAGAATACCCAGTAATAGAAAGAATTAACAAAACAGAAAACACAAATGATGATGCTGTTTTGATTTTACCAACAAAACAGGTTTGGCAGGTTCCTTCTGTAAAAGTAGGAGATACAGTTGTAAAAAAACAAATTCTAGCTAAAGGAGAAACAAAGATCTATTTTCAGGCAAATATGTGGGTATTTGTAGTACTTGTTTTTATCATCGGAATTGTTTGGGGTATTGGCAAAGCCGGTGTATATAAATTAATTCCAGATTATTTCCCCAATGAAATTGGGGTTGTAGGTGGAATGGTCGGTGTTATTGGTGGATTAGGTGGCTTCTTTGGTCCGATTATTTTTGGCTATTTATTAGAATGGTCGGGGCTTTGGACTAGTTGCTGGATATTTTTATTAATCCTTTCGGTTATCTGCCTTTGGTGGATGAATAAAGTTGTAAAAAGATTAACACATAACGCAGCCCCTGAAGTAGCAAACGATTTCGAACATAAATAA